The DNA sequence ATCGCAGCAGCAATAACTCGATCATCCATTTCTTTAACCCCTGTTATACCTGAGCACCTTGAGGCAGTCTTCAAAAAACTTCGTGAATGTGGTTGCCTAATTAACACCATGGGGGATTCAGTAAAAATCACTCCAAACGAAATAACCGCTGTAGACGTAACAACTTCTCCTTATCCAGGATTCCCAACTGATTTGCAAGCTCCCTTCATGGCTCTTATGACAACCGCTAAGGGCACAAGCAAAATCACTGAGACAGTCTTTGAGAAAAGAATGCAACATGTATCTGAGCTAAATCGAATGGGAAGCTCAATAAAGCTTTTAGGTAACACAGCTTTGATTACAGGAGTTCCTCAATTAACAGGAACATCTTTATCCGCAGGTGATTTACGTGCATCAGCCGCAATGGTTCTGGCGAGTCTTTCAGCAAAGGGAGTTAGTAAGATCATAGGACTCGATTACCTTGATAGAGGATATGAAAGAATGGAAGATAAGCTAAAAAAAGTAGGAGCTGATATTTCTCGAGAAAAAATAACAATTTCTGCTAATAAAAATTCTAAGGAAGGCTTTAAGCCACTAACTCCTCAAAGCATTCAGCAAGAAGTGGCTTGAGTCTAAAATCAAAGGATTTGAATAAATAATTAAAAGCTAGGATCATAAAGAATTTATATTTGAGCATTTATATGAATATTTTTACCTCAATGAAAGAAACGATTAACTCTCTAAGTTATTTACCCTAAGCGTTAAAATATAAAGCCAGTATTTTTCAATGAATCCTTATAATCCGAAAAAGTAAGTAGATGGAATGCTTGCACCACAACACAAAAAAGGGTTATTTTAAGCTTGTATTTCAAAAATCTTTAGCGTTGATTCGCTGAGATCCCTTGGGAGCGTGGTGGAATTGGTAGACGCACCGCACTCAAAATGCGGCACCTTCGGGTTTGTCGGTTCGAGTCCGACCGCTCCCACTCCCTTAATGCAAACATATAAACGCCTGCCAATTAGCCTGGTAAAAGGCCAAGGTGCTTGGGTTTGGGACGATAAAGGTAAGAAATATATTGATGCCGTTGCAGGAATTGCCACTTGTACTCTTGGACATAGTGATAGAAAACTACGCAAGGCATTAATCAATCAACTAAGAAAAATCCAACACGTTTCCAACCTTTATCAAATCCCAGAACAAGAAGAGCTTGCGAAATGGTTGATAAAGAAAAGTTGTGCAGACAGTGCTTTTTTCTGCAATAGCGGTGCGGAAGCCAACGAAGCAGCCATCAAGCTAGCCCGCAAGTATGGGCATAAAGAAAGGCAAATAGATCGGCCCGTTATCCTTTGCGCAAATGGAAGCTTCCATGGAAGAACACTTGCAGCGTTAAGTGCTACCGGTCAAGAAAAGTATCATGAAGGTTTTAAGCCTTTAGTAGAAGGGTTTGCATTTTTCAAATTCAACGATTCGGCATCCTTTCAAGAATTACATGATCAAATTGAAGCTAATGGGCCAAGAATTGCTGCTGTATTAATTGAACCAATTCAAGGAGAAGGAGGTATTAGACCAGGCAATAAGAAATTTTTTAAATTACTAAGAGATATATGTACTAAAAACAAAATCTTATTGATCTTTGATGAGGTTCAATCAGGCATGGGAAGAACAGGAAGGTTATGGGGCTATCAAAATCTTGAAGTGGAGCCAGATGCTTTAACTATTGCAAAAGGGTTAGGAGGTGGGCATGCGATTGGAGCATTATTAGTAAAAAATAATGCCAATATTTTTGAGCCTGGTGATCATGCAAGTACTTTTGGGGGCAATCCGTTTGCTTGCAGAGCAGGCTTAACTATTGCGAAAGCGATAGAGGAACGTAATCTTCTAGAAGAAACTTTATCTAGAGGGAAACAACTAAGAGAAGGTCTTCAAAGTATTGTTAAAGATCATTTAGATCATTTAGAAGAAGTGAGGGGGATTGGATTAATCCAAGGACTAGTTATTAAAAATCAGTCAGACTTAACATCACAAATCATAGTCGAAGAAGCAATTAATCAAGGACTATTAATTATTTCTGCTGGTCAAAAAGTAGTAAGAATGGTACCTCCTCTTGTTATCACAAAGAGACAAGTGGATTTCATAATAGATCGTCTAAGTAAGACCTTAGTTAATATTATTTAATTGATTAACTTCACAGTCGATGGCGATGACGAAATTGAAAACCTTCTAAGTTTATATAAGGCTAGAGGTATAAGTCTTGAATTAAATAGGATGCAAGCAGCTCTAAAAAATCTTGGCAATCCTTACAACGAAATTCCTGCAATACAAGTTATAGGAACAAATGGGAAAGGTTCAATTGTAAGTTTTCTTGAGAGCTGCCTAAAAGAAGCAAGAATTAAAATTGGATGTAGCACCTCTCCTCATCTCGTAAGCTGGCGCGAGCGAATTCGCATTAATGGGCAAGAAATATCTTCTCAAGACTTTCTGAAAATTCTTACCAAATTCCAAGCAATCGCAAAAAGCTACCGCTTAACCCCATTTGAACTAATAATACTTTCTGCATTTGATTATTTTTACAGCAATCAAGTTGAGTTAATGGTTTTAGAGGTGGGGCTAGGAGGAAAACTCGATGCAACAACAGCACATCCTTTCAGACCTTTAATAGCTATTGGAGGAATTGGCTTAGACCATTGTGAATATCTGGGAAATACTTTAACAGCAATTACTAAAGAAAAAGCCGCTGTGATTTCATATGGAAGTACTGTAATTAGTTCACCCCAGGAACCAGAAGTAAAAAGAGTTATTGAGAAAGTTGTATCTAAAAATAATGCAAGAATTATATGGGTAGAGCCATTATCTAAAGATTGGGAATTAGGTATAGCTGGTGAAATTCAAAGAACAAACGCCGCAGTAGCTAAAGGAATTTTAGAAGCCTTACCAAGCTTTGGATGGGAAGTCAATCAAACAACAATTCGTAGAGGGCTGTCCCTAGCAAAATGGCCAGGAAGGCTTCAAAAAGCAAGCTGGGGGAATATGCCATTAATTTTAGATGGAGCCCATAATGAACATGCAGCCAATCAATTAGCTAAAGAACGATTGCTCTGGCCATCAGAAAGCAATGGAATTTTTTGGATTTTTGGCATTCAAGCGCATAAAGATGGTCCTGAGATAATTAGGAAATTGCTAAAAGTCAATGATCTTGGATGGGTTGTTCCAGTTCCAAATACTAAAAGTTGGAGCAAAAGTAATCTTTGCAAAACATATCCTGAAATGTCGAATCAATTAAATGAAGCCAATAGCGTGGCAAAAGTCCTAGAGAAGATTTCATCTGGAGAGATGTGTAAGGATAAAAAAACCATTGTAATAACTGGTTCCTTACTTCTTATAGGAAACCTTTTAAGAAAAGACTTACTTCTCTTTTAAAACTAGGTCCACCCTCTTAATTTACCTGGATTAAGTATGCCTTTTGGATCAAAAATCTTTTTAGTATTTACTTGATCACTATCAATAATTCCTAGTCCGCCATCCTCAACACTAATTACATGCGGATTAAAGATAACTGCTCCAACCTTCTTGCAATCATTAATTAATTCCCCCAAAGACTCTTCGCCTTGCCATCTAACAAGTGGCAAAGCAGCTATTCGTTGAGCTCCTTGCTGGCGAACAGCCTCAAGATGCCAAAGAATACTCTTACCCCATTTTTTTCTAATAATGTTCATTGCCTCAACCTCATTTTGCGGTAGAAGCATTTGAAGATAAGTCCAATTTGAATCAATAGATCTCATATGCAATGTGGTGTGGTTCCATGTCAGTTCCCTCAATCCATTACCTCTACCTTCCCCGCCTAAATCTTTAAACCTAGCTCCAATGCTGGAAGAGAGCCTTTCAATAGTAGTAACGCCATCTGGAGCAACTAACAGAAGCAAGCGATGCTTACCATGGCTAACTCCGCTCCAATTAGGAATAGCTTCAATAATCTCCTTTTCCAGCAAGCTTCCCAAAAAAAGATTTACAGATGCATTTGCACAACTTTGCAAAAGATGAACAGCATCAGACCAGTTTTCACAATCAATTACTACCTGTTGCCATTGGATTAAAGAAGAAGTCGCCAAAGTTAATGCTGTAATAATTCCATTAGTTCCGTATGCATGGTTGAGCGACTCTGAAGAACGAGAATTTAATTGCAATATTTTTGGATCTTTTTCAGTGGTCACAACTTCTAGAGCAAGCAAGTGTCCTGGGTCTCGCAAAAAGCCCCACCTAATTGACCCTATACCTCCTGAACCTCCTGCAATAAATCCCCCAATAGATGCCGTTCTCCAGGTGCTTGGCAAGATTCTCAACTGACGTCCCTTTGTTGAAAGATAATTGTCCAAATCACCCATTAAACAACCGCATTCAACAATTACTTGGCCTGTAAAAGAATCAAATTTTCTTATCTTATTAAGAGCTCCCATTAGCATGACCACTCCCCCTTGAAGAGGAACGCACTGACCATAATTGCCAGTTCCTGCACCTCGCAAAGTCAAAGGGATGGAATACTTATAACAAATACCGGCTACTGCAATAACTGCATCAATTGCCAATGGTTTAACTACAAAATCAGCACAACAATGGCCAAGTTTTTCTAATAGGATTGGTGAATAGTCATAAAAATCTCGAGAATATCTTTGAATTTCATTGGCAGAAGATATGATAATTAGTCCATCAACACGAGCAAGATCTTTAAAAAAATTATCTGGCAATCTATTATTCATTTTAAATAATTTTTAAAAGTAGATTGGTTCAAATCAAAACTCTTCTCATGAAGATGTTTACCTTTAATTATTACATTTCGCTTAGGTGGAGAGGCAAGCACCTCTGACCAATTTTTTGCCTCTAAGTAAATAAAGTCTGCAGGGCTACCTAATGAAAAAGTTCCATCCCAATCCATTCCCATTACTCTGGAAGCTGAAGTTGTGAAAGGGGAAAGTCCTAATCTATTCCATGGTGCCAACTGCGCTATAGGCAATGAGAAAGCCATCAAAGAAAGAGGATCAAAGTTTCCGCCAGGGAACCAAGGGTCTTGAACATTATCTCCTCCTATAGCAACATTTACTCCTGCATTTTGAAGATGCCCAATAGGAGCCAATGGCCTTTCTAAGGGTGGGCTTAGTTCTTTGTCCCCAAGCAACCAAGAATTAGTTAAAGGCATTGCCACCACATTTACTTCATGGTGGGCCAGTCGATCTGCACATTCAACCAACGATCGTTTCCCTAGAAGGCTCATGCTACTTAAATGACTACAAGTTAAAGGAACTTTTAAGTCAATCTGATCAAGAACGTTTATCAATTGCCTCAATCCAGCACCTGGAGAAATATGTGATTCATCTATATGTAAATCAACTCCACAACCAAAATCATTAGCCAGGTTGAATAATTTATATAAGTGATCTCTAGTCTCCCTTTTACAAAAAGGTGGGGTAAGCACACCTCCTAAGAGTCCTTGATGACATGCGACCTTTCTAGCAAAAGTTTTACCATTTTTAGTGCTCCAATAATCCAAAGGGACCATTGCTACAAATTGCAATTGAATTAATTGCTTCCATTCATTTTGAAGATCAACTAGAACCTCCCATGTTTGATCTGCAAAAGGCCCAAAACTATCAACATGACTTCTAATTGCCCTCAGCCCATTTTTCAAAGCAAGCTGTAAACATCTCTCCGCACTAAGTCGAACTTGCATAACTGAGCGGGTTAGATGCTCTTGAAGGTTTGCTTTTAAAGCACCCTCGTAGCTCCCCTCTAAATTTGGGAAGTTTTGCCAAGTAAATGCTTTATCAATATGAGCATGAGGTTCAACGAATCTAGGAAGAAGAAGTTTTAATGATGATCTATTAGGTATATCAATTGCTTCCAGCTTAGTAATACGGTCCTGATGCCAAGTAATACGAATGGGAGAAAGCCCATCCAGAGTAACTTTTGAAGCTAAATTTTGACTAATTAAGCCTCTAGGAACAAAAGCCTCAAGAGAAGAAATATCTAAATCTTCTGTTCTTTTGCCAATCATTTCTAATCCTGTAAAGAAGAATTGGTAAATTCATAGATACGCGGCGGGCGTCGCCAAGTGGTTAAGGCAGCGGCTTGTGGCGCCGCTATTCGGGGGTTCGAATCCCCTCGCTCGCCCTGATTAAACAATTTTATGGAGTGAGAACCTTTGGCAAAATTAAAATTGGCTTAATAGTCGCAATATAAGAAAAACAAACACTCTTTCAGAGCAATCAACTTTCGCCGTGTTATCAACTAAAACACTTCCATCAAGCAAAGCTCAGGAGAGCCTACAAAGTCCAACCAAAGGAAGCTACTGGATTACCACCTTTGGCTGTCAAATGAATAAAGCCGACTCTGAGCGTATGGCAGGCATTCTTGAAAGGATGGGTTACAAACAAGCAGAGGAAGAATTACAGGCAGATTTAGTTCTTTACAACACTTGCACTATCAGAGATAACGCTGAGCAAAAAGTTTACAGCTATCTTGGCAGACAAGCTCTTAGAAAAAAATTATTTCCTCAGCTCAAGCTGATTGTTGCTGGTTGCGTTGCTCAACAAGAAGGTGAATCTCTACTTAGAAGAGTCCCAGAACTAGATCTCGTAATGGGACCTCAACATGCAAATCGACTAGAAACCTTGCTAAACAAAGTGGAAACAGGGCAACAAGTTTTAGCTACAGAAGAGCTTTACATCATCGAAGACTTAACCACCGCAAGAAGAGATAGTTCAATATGTGCCTGGGTAAACGTCATTTATGGATGCAATGAAAGATGCACATATTGTGTAGTCCCTTCTGTACGAGGCAAAGAACAATCAAGAACCCCTCCAGCCATAAAACGTGAAATAGAAAATCTCGCAAATACAGGTTTTAAAGAAGTGACTTTACTAGGACAAAACATTGATGCATATGGACGCGATTTACCAGGTACAACCCCTCAAGGTCGTAAAAAAAATACTCTCACTGATCTTCTTTATTACATTCATGATATTGAGGGAATTGAACGTATTCGATTTGCGACAAGTCACCCTCGTTATTTCACTTCAAGACTAATAGAGGCTTGTGCAGAACTCCCAAAAGTTTGCGAACACTTTCATATCCCTTTCCAAAGCGGTGACGATGAAATCCTCAATCAGATGAGAAGAGGATACAAAATTAAGACCTACAAAAAAATTATTGGTCGCATTCGAGAACTCATGCCTAATGCATCAATAACTGCCGATGTAATAGTTGCCTTCCCTGGAGAAACAAATGAACAATTTCAACGCTCTCTAAGCCTTGTAGAAGAGATTGGTTTTGATCAACTAAATACTGCTGCTTATTCACCAAGGCCTAATACGCCCGCAGCTTTATGGCCAAATCAAATACCAGAAGAAATAAAGATTGAAAGGCTAAGAAAACTAAATTCTCTTGTAGAAATTAAAGCTAAAGAAAGGAATGTACGCTATAAGGACAGAGTAGAAGAAGTTCTTGCTGAAAATACTAATCCAAAAGATAAACAACAATTAATGGGAAGGACTAGAACCAATCGTCTAACTTTTTTCCCTAAAGTAGACAATCAGGGTAATTCCTATAAGCCTGGGGATCTGGTAAAAGTAAGAGTGAAAGATATTCGCGCATTTTCCTTAAGTGGAGTAATTGAAAATTAAAAAGATAATCGCATGAGCTACTTTTCATTAAACAGCAATTAATATCTTTATATGTCAAAATCTAAAACAAAAGTATGCGTCATTTTTGGAGGGGTTTCTGGGGAACACAATGTATCCATTCAATCTGCGATTACAGTAGTTAATGCATTAAAGCAAGGAGAAAATGCAAATCGCTTTGAAGTAATAAGCCTATATATAGATTCGCAAGGTAGATGGATGAATAACAATGTTGCAAAGGAAGTTTTAAGCAATGGTCGAAAACCTTCCACAAATGAAACTCCAGAAAACTTATCAAGCCAAGGTTTTAGATATTTTCCAGAAGATATAGAAGAAATAGATGTTTGGTTTCCAGTCCTTCATGGCCCAAACGGAGAAGATGGCACAATTCAGGGACTCTTAAAGTTAACAGGAAAGCCTTTCGTTGGATCTGGGGTGCTCGGTTCGGCATTAGGCATGGATAAGATTGCCATGAAAATAGCTTTTGCCTCGGCAAATTTGCCTCAAGTTAAATACTTCTCAATTAATAAAAATGAACTTATAAACCCTCATGCACATTCATTATTCATTAAAAGAATAGAAGCCAAGCTTGGATATCCATGTTTTATAAAGCCAGCCAATCTTGGTTCATCAGTTGGTATTACAAAGGCATACAACAAACAACAACTCATAGAAGGCCTAAACATTGCTGCAAATCATGACCCAAGGATAGTTATTGAGGAGAGTGTCACTGGTAGAGAACTTGAATGTGGGGTACTTGGGAAAGAGAAGATGATTGCTTCAACAGTAGGGGAAGTAAAGCATCAATCTGATTGGTATGACTATCAAGCAAAGTATTCAGGAGTCTCTAGTGAAGTCTTAATTCCTGCCCCCATATCTGAAGAGATTTCAAAGAAAATTCAAGAATTATCTTTACTTGCATGCAAAGCAATCTCAGTAGAAGGCATTGCAAGAGTTGATTTTTTCTACAAAGAAGATACTAATCATGTTTTGATTAATGAAATAAATACCTTACCTGGCTTTACCATGCAAAGCATGTATCCAATGCTCTGGAATCAATCTGGATTAAATATCGAAAAACTAGTGGCAATTTTGGTAGAAACGGCTCAAGATTGAATTAACTTAATTCTCTTTTTGATAAGGAAAACGCTCTTGCTGAAACAATGACTCACGGACTACTTTGGTTCCCTTTATTAATAGCTTTTGTCCTTTTAACTGGCCTTGGTTGGATTGAGAAAAGGCGTCAGGCACTCTACAGAAGTTGGGCTAAAGGTGCGGAATTGGCAAAATTAGATAGCTCTGGAGCTGCTCGCCTTAAAGAAGGAATCCTTTGCTGGAGTAATTTTGAAGCAGGGAAGTTCAACGACAAGGATTCTTTTGAAATCAAACAGTTAGAACTTGTTGAGCTTATGGCACTTAGTTCTGGAGAAGCGCCACTAACCAATGAATCCCAAGGTCAATGCCGCTTAAGGCTTATTGGTTCAGGGAAAGAAACAGATGTACCGTTTGCAGATGCAGAAAGGGCCCGTGAATGGATGTCTCAACTTATGGAAAAAGCTCGTTGTGATCTGTGAAAAGAAGAAGTTCCAAAAGAATCTCTCTCAAAGATCTTTCTCCTCTTCTTATAAACCTATGGAGATTAACTTTTTTTAGCGTTATATCATTTACATTCGGCTTCTTAATCTTCAAGAATGGCTGGGAGGAAATTGATACTAGTCAAATTCATATAGAAGGCAATAGTTATTTAGACAAGGACTTAATAATCCAAGGCATGGGAATCAAACTCCCTTCTCCTCTTCTAGCAATCAACCCCAAACAAATTGAAGAGAATCTCTTAAAAAAACTACCCATAAAAGCAACAAAATCAGGTCGAATCATTACACCACCAACAATTTATATACAAATACTCGAAAGAAAACCAATTGCCTTCGCTACAAGGACTACTGTAAATGGCATTGAACAAGGCATGCTAGACGCAGAAGCTCATTGGATTCCTATATACGATCAAATTCAAGCAAAAAAGATCCTTAACAAACAAAGTATGCATATTCAGGGTTGGTCTGAGAATCAAAAGGAACTGATCTCATACATCATTAATAATCAAGAAAAGCTCAGTAGTCCTCTAGAAAAGATAATTTTGAGCCCCAATGGAGACATCAGCTTTAAAACAAGGGATTTTGAGTTCATCTATTTAGGCAGTAATCATAGTTTGTTAAAAAAACAAATTTCTACCCTTTCTCACCTTATGAAGGCTTTACCAAGTCAGTTTAAAAACAAGAAAACGACTATTGATCTAAAAGACCCCTCAAATCCCAAATTACTATTGGAATAGATAGGGTTCTAATAAAAAATCAGATAACGTATTGTTCCAAATTTGGACAATTTTTCGAGAAAAGTCAGTGAACTCTGATTTATTACCCTATTAATATCTAGAGATTATTGAAAAACCCAACAGAACTCTATTACTAGTTCATAATGCACAAAAAATTAGCGTTTAAACTCTCGATATGGCTATAGGCATGGGAAACAATTTGGGGGCTTCCAAAGTTGAAGACATTCAACCAAGCCAAAACGCTCGAATTGAAGTTATCGGAGTAGGCGGTGGAGGTAGTAATGCCGTCAACCGGATGATTCTTAGTGACTTAAAAGGGGTTTCATATAGGGTTCTCAATACAGATGCTCAAGCATTACTTCAATCTTCTGCCGAAAACAGAGTGCAACTAGGCCAAACTCTCACTAGAGGGTTAGGAGCAGGAGGAAATCCAAGCATTGGCCAAAAGGCTGCAGAAGAATCCCGCGCTGATCTTCAACAAGCCTTAGAAGGTGCAGATCTGGTATTTATAGCTGCAGGGATGGGAGGAGGAACGGGGACAGGAGCAGCTCCTGTAGTTGCTGAAGTTGCAAAAGAGACTGGTGCACTGACTGTGGCAATTGTTACGAAGCCATTTGGATTTGAAGGTCGCCGTCGAATGCGTCAAGCCGATGAAGGGATTGAAAGACTTGCAGAGAATGTTGACACTCTGATTGTGATTCCCAATGACCGTCTCAAAGATGTAAATGCAGGAGCACCTCTTCAAGAAGCATTCAGAAATGCAGATGACATTCTAAGAATGGGAGTGAAAGGCATCAGTGACATAATTACATGTCCTGGTCTTGTAAATGTGGACTTCGCAGATGTCAGATCTGTAATGACAGAAGCAGGAACTTCCTTGCTTGGAATTGGTTTTGGATCAGGTCGTTCTAGAGCAGTAGAAGCTGCCCAGGCAGCAATAAACAGCCCGCTATTAGAAGCAAGTCGTATTGATGGCGCTAGAGGATGTGTATTAAATATTACTGGTGGGAAAGATATGACCCTAGAAGATATGACTACAGCATCAGAGGTGATTGCTGATGTGGTCGACCCAGAAGCAAATATTATCGTTGGAGCAGTTATTGACCCTGAACTTGACGGAGAGGTACAAGTCACTGTTATAGCAACAGGTTTCAATGGGAGCCAACCATACAAGAATCAAAAGTCAGGGGCTAAGTTATCTCCTCAAGCGTTTTATAGACAAGGTGCTAGTAAAGAAGCTGGAGCAAGCATTCCTGAGTTTCTAAGACTCCGCCAAATCAGAAAAGATCCGGAAAACTAGATTTTTAGGTGACCCGGAGTCCACGCCTGCTTCAAGCATCCCGTTTGGCTGCTACCTTCCGGTTCTGACCAGGTATAGGCGTCAAAGCCGCATAGGTCCGAGTCGTCTCAATCTTAGCAACCTCAATGTTTTAGCAAAACAGCTAAATGATTCCAAAGGAATTAGCTCTACTTAAAGAGCTAGGAAAACCAATCACAGTCCTTACTGCATGGGATAGCTTGTCATCGGCAATTGTTGAGGCTGCAGGAGCAGATGTTGTACTAGTAGGAGATTCCTTGGCCATGTTTGTTCATGGTCATACATCAACATTACCTGTAACACTTGAGCAAATGCTCCTTCATGCACAGGCTGTAGGGAGAGGTTTCGTTAATCCAGCCGAAAAACAACCTTTAGTTGTGTGTGATCTGCCCTTCCTAAGTTTTCAATGCGGAGAAGATAGAGCCGTTTCAGCTGCAGGGACTTTACTAAAGCACTCATGTACTTCTGCTGTAAAAATTGAAGGTGCCGAACCGGAAGTTCTAAAAGTTATCGAACGTTTAATAAGAATGGGAATACCTGTAATGGGACATCTTGGATTGACGCCTCAATCAGTTAACAATCTTGGTTATCGAAAACAAGCCGAAGATCCAATCAGTCAAAAAAAAATCATGCGTCAGGGTATTCAATTAGAGGAAGCTGGATGCTTTGCAATAGTTTTAGAGCATGTTCCAGAGACGCTTGCTCTTCAATTGAAAAGCAAACTAAGAGTTCCTGTCATCGGAATAGGCGCTGGTGAAAACTGCGATGGACAAGTAAGAGTGACAGCTGACTTACTTGGTCTTACGAAAAAACAACCACCTTTTAGCAAGCCCCTTATAAAAGGACGGGAAATATTTGTTGGTGCTCTTAAAAACTGGGTTGAGCAACAGCGGACTTAGGGAGAGAGTCCCACCATAAAAGCATTTCTACAAGGACTTGATTACTGACATTCATTCCCACTGGATCAGTCAATACAAACCTCTTACCTTGCCGCTTTAACCAACCTTTCTCAATAGCTCCATTCCAGTGGTTTTCCAATTCTTTCAAAAAAATATTGCTATGAGTTTGATCCCACCCCCATTCAATAGCCATTTCTTCAAAATTTATCCCCTCGCGTCTACGGAGTCCAACAAGAAAAAGTTCGTCCAAATCTATTGAACTTTGATTTGTAGGGAGCAAGGATTTGTCTATACCTTCTAACTCTTGCTTTAGAAGCCATGCTTCATAAGCAGCTCTTGTTTTTGGTCGCTCTAATCTTTTTCCCCAAGGACAACTTGTGGCACCTAATCCAAATCCCCACCATCTAGCCCCACTCCAATAAACTCTATTATGTCGAGAAGTATGACCAGGTAATGCAAAATTAGAAATCTCATAACGCGAATAACCAGCTTCTTGAAGTATTGAACTAGTTAAGGAAGTAATATCCGCAGCAAATTCATCGCTTGGTAAATTCAATTCGCCTCGAGATTGTCTCCATGCAAACACTGTTCCTTCCTCAATACTAAGATCATAGATAGAAAGATGTGGCGGAGAAATCTCCAAGAGTTTTTTGAGTTGTTGTTCCCAAGTAAATAAATTTTGTTTTGGGAGGTTCTGAATAAGGTCTAAACTCCAACTAAATAGATTCCCTTGGCTATAAGCTTTTTTTATCCATTGGCAAGAATCAAATAATTGCGAAGAATCATGTCTTCTGCCAAGCATAGAAAGTGCTTCATTATCAAAACTTTGTGCACCAAGACTCAGTCTCGTAATACCAATTTCTAAATACTCTCGAAGATCTTCTTCATTAAAACTTGCCGGATCAACCTCAACAGTAACTTCCGCACCATCTTGAAGTCCAAAGTGATCAAAAAGATGTTGTAACAAATCACCTAGTTGATTAGGAGTCAAAAGAGAAGGAGTTCCTCCTCCTATATAAACGGTTGACAAAGGCGAGGCTTGGGGAGCCAAGGAAATTTCTCTGAAAAGTAGTTTTAAATAAGACTTAATTGATTTACTCCCAGCAGCTCCTTCCCCGCGAGCTTTATCTCCCAAAGGCACAATAGGAAAGTCACAATAAAAACAACGTCTATGACAAAACGGAATATGCAAGTAAGCACTTCTAGGTTCTTTCACGACTTCATCTATAAATCAATCCGCAAAGGTGTGCAGATTTTTCTAGGCTGATACCTTAAAGATGAATCATGCTGCATATACAAAAAGCAGGTCCCAAAAATTAATTCCATGGCGGGCTTCCTGACAATTATTTTATTCCTAATTGCTGGAGCTGCTAGCTCTTGGCTTGGGTTTGAGTATTTACCCGAGAAAGTTGTGCAAGGTGCTTCCTACTTTGGGGAAACAAAAACTGTAATTACAGCTCTTGGAGGGTTTCTAGGACTAATAACAGGAATTCTTTTTCAGCAATTAACGACAAAAATCACTCAAGAAACAAAAAGCA is a window from the Prochlorococcus marinus str. MIT 9211 genome containing:
- a CDS encoding FAD-binding oxidoreductase, coding for MNNRLPDNFFKDLARVDGLIIISSANEIQRYSRDFYDYSPILLEKLGHCCADFVVKPLAIDAVIAVAGICYKYSIPLTLRGAGTGNYGQCVPLQGGVVMLMGALNKIRKFDSFTGQVIVECGCLMGDLDNYLSTKGRQLRILPSTWRTASIGGFIAGGSGGIGSIRWGFLRDPGHLLALEVVTTEKDPKILQLNSRSSESLNHAYGTNGIITALTLATSSLIQWQQVVIDCENWSDAVHLLQSCANASVNLFLGSLLEKEIIEAIPNWSGVSHGKHRLLLLVAPDGVTTIERLSSSIGARFKDLGGEGRGNGLRELTWNHTTLHMRSIDSNWTYLQMLLPQNEVEAMNIIRKKWGKSILWHLEAVRQQGAQRIAALPLVRWQGEESLGELINDCKKVGAVIFNPHVISVEDGGLGIIDSDQVNTKKIFDPKGILNPGKLRGWT
- a CDS encoding amidohydrolase family protein, producing the protein MIGKRTEDLDISSLEAFVPRGLISQNLASKVTLDGLSPIRITWHQDRITKLEAIDIPNRSSLKLLLPRFVEPHAHIDKAFTWQNFPNLEGSYEGALKANLQEHLTRSVMQVRLSAERCLQLALKNGLRAIRSHVDSFGPFADQTWEVLVDLQNEWKQLIQLQFVAMVPLDYWSTKNGKTFARKVACHQGLLGGVLTPPFCKRETRDHLYKLFNLANDFGCGVDLHIDESHISPGAGLRQLINVLDQIDLKVPLTCSHLSSMSLLGKRSLVECADRLAHHEVNVVAMPLTNSWLLGDKELSPPLERPLAPIGHLQNAGVNVAIGGDNVQDPWFPGGNFDPLSLMAFSLPIAQLAPWNRLGLSPFTTSASRVMGMDWDGTFSLGSPADFIYLEAKNWSEVLASPPKRNVIIKGKHLHEKSFDLNQSTFKNYLK
- a CDS encoding aspartate aminotransferase family protein, with protein sequence MQTYKRLPISLVKGQGAWVWDDKGKKYIDAVAGIATCTLGHSDRKLRKALINQLRKIQHVSNLYQIPEQEELAKWLIKKSCADSAFFCNSGAEANEAAIKLARKYGHKERQIDRPVILCANGSFHGRTLAALSATGQEKYHEGFKPLVEGFAFFKFNDSASFQELHDQIEANGPRIAAVLIEPIQGEGGIRPGNKKFFKLLRDICTKNKILLIFDEVQSGMGRTGRLWGYQNLEVEPDALTIAKGLGGGHAIGALLVKNNANIFEPGDHASTFGGNPFACRAGLTIAKAIEERNLLEETLSRGKQLREGLQSIVKDHLDHLEEVRGIGLIQGLVIKNQSDLTSQIIVEEAINQGLLIISAGQKVVRMVPPLVITKRQVDFIIDRLSKTLVNII
- a CDS encoding bifunctional folylpolyglutamate synthase/dihydrofolate synthase, whose product is MINFTVDGDDEIENLLSLYKARGISLELNRMQAALKNLGNPYNEIPAIQVIGTNGKGSIVSFLESCLKEARIKIGCSTSPHLVSWRERIRINGQEISSQDFLKILTKFQAIAKSYRLTPFELIILSAFDYFYSNQVELMVLEVGLGGKLDATTAHPFRPLIAIGGIGLDHCEYLGNTLTAITKEKAAVISYGSTVISSPQEPEVKRVIEKVVSKNNARIIWVEPLSKDWELGIAGEIQRTNAAVAKGILEALPSFGWEVNQTTIRRGLSLAKWPGRLQKASWGNMPLILDGAHNEHAANQLAKERLLWPSESNGIFWIFGIQAHKDGPEIIRKLLKVNDLGWVVPVPNTKSWSKSNLCKTYPEMSNQLNEANSVAKVLEKISSGEMCKDKKTIVITGSLLLIGNLLRKDLLLF